A single genomic interval of Sphingobium sp. EM0848 harbors:
- a CDS encoding response regulator transcription factor → MPSTILIVDDDPHIRQLLVFAFGKAGLETIEAADGEAALVEVERHAPDLVILDINMPRMDGLEVCRRLRAHNDVPIFFLSSRDDEIDRVLGIELGGDDYVVKPFSPREVVARSMAILRRTAARPPVMENVGMMRHGRLALDTESWSAHWGAEEVSLTVTEFTILRTLLAMPSRIFSRDQIIDRFRGPGFALTDRTVDSHVRNLRRKFADVGGVDIIETRAGIGYRLGGCSGTAPPA, encoded by the coding sequence ATGCCTAGTACCATCCTGATCGTCGATGATGACCCACATATCCGTCAGTTGCTCGTCTTCGCCTTCGGCAAGGCGGGGCTGGAAACGATCGAGGCAGCCGATGGCGAGGCGGCATTGGTGGAGGTGGAGCGGCACGCGCCCGACCTCGTCATCCTCGACATCAACATGCCACGCATGGATGGGCTGGAGGTCTGCCGCAGGCTGCGCGCGCATAATGACGTGCCGATCTTCTTCCTTTCCTCGCGCGATGACGAAATCGACCGGGTGCTGGGCATCGAACTGGGGGGCGACGATTATGTGGTGAAGCCCTTTTCGCCGCGGGAGGTGGTGGCGCGCTCCATGGCGATCCTGCGCCGCACCGCCGCCCGGCCGCCGGTGATGGAGAATGTCGGCATGATGCGCCATGGCCGGCTCGCACTGGACACCGAAAGCTGGTCGGCCCATTGGGGGGCGGAGGAGGTCAGCCTGACCGTGACGGAGTTCACGATATTGCGTACCTTGCTCGCCATGCCTTCCCGTATCTTCTCGCGCGACCAGATCATCGACCGTTTTCGCGGGCCAGGCTTTGCCCTGACCGACCGGACGGTGGACAGCCATGTCCGCAATCTGCGCCGTAAATTCGCGGATGTCGGCGGCGTCGACATCATCGAAACGCGCGCGGGGATCGGTTATCGGCTGGGCGGATGCAGCGGGACGGCGCCGCCTGCATGA
- a CDS encoding HAMP domain-containing sensor histidine kinase, translated as MMAGLKARIARHWPVLRLRTILLGTLLFVAALPGFGAIFLRVYENALVRRTEAELVAQGAALAASAAVVWKGMTADPTLPSAPVRYHDRMTEVDLRSSPILPPRPRAAVTRDRPDGAAVALARQLMPAFAETKVTTLSSILMLDRRGVVLNGREGGRSLAALPEIRAALDGQAVTVLRENEGTVAHIPLEWLSRAASIRLHHARPISVDGKVVGVLLVSRSPRALFLGLYEDRGKIALGVVAIFLLLLLLSAVLSRAIVRPIEGLSRATRELASGRRVTPHHPSLQVVEIRALYQDFEQMAESIEKRSRYLRDFASSVSHEFKTPLAAISGAIELLQDHGADMAPADRERFLANMAADAERLSRLVRRLMELARADVLVGENDACTIAKPLLVSMVDALTCKGFVIALNLPDDFPPLSVDAAALEAVLTTLAENACQAGASRLDINIALQGDVAWIDFVDDGPGIPHGDQSRIFDLFFTTKRDDGGTGLGLAIARSLLAAYNGELHLLPSGQGAHFRLVVAIQNERMATAGKANFPGA; from the coding sequence ATGATGGCGGGACTGAAGGCGCGGATTGCCCGGCATTGGCCGGTGCTGCGGCTGCGCACGATCCTGCTGGGCACTCTGCTGTTCGTGGCGGCGTTGCCGGGCTTTGGCGCGATCTTCCTGCGCGTCTATGAAAATGCGCTGGTACGGCGGACCGAGGCGGAACTGGTGGCGCAGGGTGCCGCACTGGCGGCGAGCGCGGCAGTGGTGTGGAAAGGCATGACCGCCGATCCCACCCTCCCCTCAGCACCGGTGCGCTATCATGACCGGATGACGGAAGTGGACCTGCGCTCCTCCCCTATCCTGCCGCCGAGGCCACGCGCAGCGGTCACGCGCGACCGGCCCGACGGTGCGGCGGTGGCGCTCGCCCGGCAGCTGATGCCCGCCTTTGCCGAAACCAAGGTGACGACCCTGTCCTCGATCCTGATGCTCGACCGGCGCGGCGTGGTGCTGAACGGCCGGGAAGGCGGGCGGAGCCTGGCCGCGCTGCCGGAGATCCGGGCGGCGCTGGACGGCCAGGCGGTGACGGTGCTCCGGGAGAATGAGGGCACGGTCGCCCATATTCCGCTGGAATGGCTGAGCCGGGCGGCGAGCATCCGCCTGCACCATGCGCGGCCGATCAGCGTCGATGGCAAGGTGGTTGGGGTGCTGCTGGTGTCACGCTCGCCGCGCGCGCTCTTTCTGGGACTCTATGAGGATCGGGGCAAGATCGCGCTGGGCGTGGTGGCGATCTTCCTGCTGCTGCTGTTGCTGTCGGCCGTGCTGTCCCGCGCCATTGTCCGCCCGATCGAGGGACTGAGCCGGGCGACCCGCGAGCTGGCCTCTGGCCGCCGGGTCACGCCGCACCATCCCTCCTTGCAGGTGGTCGAGATCAGGGCGCTCTATCAGGATTTCGAGCAGATGGCCGAGAGCATCGAGAAGCGCTCCCGCTATCTGCGCGATTTCGCCTCCTCGGTCAGCCATGAGTTCAAGACGCCGCTGGCAGCCATTTCCGGCGCGATCGAACTGTTGCAGGACCATGGCGCTGACATGGCTCCCGCCGACCGCGAGCGCTTCCTCGCCAATATGGCCGCCGATGCCGAGCGCTTGTCGCGGCTGGTGCGGCGACTGATGGAGCTGGCGCGGGCCGACGTGCTGGTGGGCGAAAATGACGCTTGCACGATCGCCAAGCCATTGCTGGTATCGATGGTGGATGCGCTTACTTGCAAGGGCTTCGTTATTGCCCTCAATCTGCCCGACGATTTTCCTCCACTGTCCGTGGACGCGGCTGCGCTGGAAGCCGTGCTGACAACTCTTGCAGAAAATGCGTGTCAGGCTGGCGCTTCACGGCTGGACATCAACATTGCGCTGCAGGGCGATGTCGCATGGATCGATTTCGTCGATGATGGCCCCGGCATCCCGCACGGGGATCAGTCCCGCATCTTCGACCTCTTCTTCACCACAAAAAGGGACGACGGAGGGACTGGTCTGGGCCTCGCGATAGCCCGTTCGCTGCTCGCCGCATATAATGGCGAACTTCACCTGCTGCCTTCAGGGCAAGGCGCTCATTTCCGGCTTGTCGTCGCAATCCAGAATGAAAGAATGGCAACTGCCGGCAAAGCGAATTTTCCCGGTGCATGA
- a CDS encoding DUF6065 family protein — protein sequence MELKCFVYPGWQPRIRPAQTKRQWMDDAPEAFPYRCLPLNIANSHGWEILSTCGFEAVWNGGMAPEDVVIRADPGSKVEDVPQALFGQGTFTIHLPGLLRTPPGWNLYVSGAPNIFKDGVAPLAGIIETDWSPYSFTINWRLTRPHMPVRFEENEPVAHFFPIQREAVERFEPTFAPIGDDPHLKEMFEKWSASRDAFQRHVREHPPERPTDKWQKLYFRGLDPDGHCPVADHRVKLRVGEFDHAELTGQAVDAMKKPIAAEPREGSAIGKSSTTATLKYEWLLAIQEQQRALSAVASDVPRCRDITGEQFLDLFYAPSRPVILSGEIREWPACTLWSPKYLAEKIGNSVVQYQGGRTASGNFERHKEAHRSEIAFDTLMQIMEKEPGNGAYITAFNASFNSHLLETLQADTRNLDKYLTHSPDAVDGMMWIGPEGTFTPLHHDLTNNLFVQVVGRKKVIMAPANHLPNMYNDVHVFSRISDIDSADIDLDIHDKLKNVQFYELIVEPGDCLFIPVGWWHQVRALDFSVSITYTNFKWRNDFYKSYPQVE from the coding sequence ATGGAATTGAAATGCTTCGTCTATCCAGGATGGCAACCACGCATTCGTCCGGCACAGACGAAGAGGCAATGGATGGACGATGCGCCAGAGGCCTTTCCCTATCGCTGCCTGCCGCTCAACATTGCCAATAGTCATGGCTGGGAGATTCTGAGCACCTGCGGGTTTGAGGCCGTTTGGAACGGCGGGATGGCCCCCGAAGACGTTGTTATCCGCGCTGATCCAGGCAGCAAGGTCGAGGACGTACCCCAGGCCCTTTTTGGGCAAGGCACCTTTACCATCCACTTGCCCGGACTGCTTCGTACGCCTCCCGGCTGGAACCTCTATGTTTCCGGCGCGCCCAACATATTCAAGGATGGCGTAGCGCCGCTGGCCGGTATCATCGAGACGGACTGGTCACCCTATAGCTTCACGATAAACTGGCGTCTCACGCGGCCTCACATGCCGGTACGCTTCGAAGAGAATGAGCCGGTCGCGCACTTCTTTCCGATCCAGAGGGAGGCGGTCGAACGGTTCGAACCGACATTCGCGCCGATCGGCGATGATCCCCATCTCAAGGAGATGTTCGAGAAATGGTCGGCGTCGCGCGACGCCTTTCAGCGTCATGTGCGCGAACATCCACCGGAACGGCCGACCGACAAATGGCAGAAGCTGTATTTCCGTGGTCTCGATCCTGATGGACATTGCCCCGTCGCCGACCATCGGGTCAAATTGCGGGTCGGTGAATTCGACCATGCTGAACTGACTGGCCAAGCGGTCGATGCCATGAAAAAGCCGATCGCAGCCGAACCTCGGGAAGGATCGGCAATCGGGAAATCATCGACAACCGCGACCCTCAAATATGAATGGTTGCTTGCAATCCAAGAGCAGCAGCGCGCCCTGTCCGCCGTGGCCAGCGATGTTCCGCGCTGCCGTGACATTACAGGTGAGCAATTCCTTGACCTCTTCTATGCACCCTCACGCCCGGTCATCTTGTCTGGTGAGATCAGGGAATGGCCGGCCTGTACCCTTTGGTCGCCCAAATATCTGGCCGAAAAAATCGGCAATTCCGTCGTTCAATATCAAGGTGGCAGAACGGCAAGCGGCAATTTCGAGCGACATAAGGAAGCGCACAGGTCCGAGATCGCGTTCGACACGCTGATGCAGATCATGGAGAAAGAACCCGGAAACGGCGCCTATATCACCGCATTCAATGCCTCTTTCAATTCTCACCTGTTGGAAACTCTTCAGGCCGATACGCGAAATCTGGATAAATATCTTACGCATTCACCCGATGCAGTTGATGGAATGATGTGGATCGGACCGGAGGGAACGTTCACGCCGCTGCACCACGACCTGACCAACAACCTTTTCGTCCAGGTGGTCGGACGGAAAAAGGTCATCATGGCGCCCGCGAACCATCTGCCGAACATGTATAATGACGTCCACGTATTCAGCAGGATATCGGATATAGATTCTGCAGACATAGACCTGGATATTCACGATAAGCTCAAAAATGTGCAATTCTACGAACTGATCGTCGAACCTGGGGATTGCCTGTTTATCCCGGTCGGCTGGTGGCATCAGGTAAGAGCTTTGGATTTCAGTGTCTCGATCACATACACGAATTTCAAGTGGCGAAACGATTTTTACAAGAGCTACCCGCAGGTTGAATAA
- a CDS encoding acyl-[ACP]--phospholipid O-acyltransferase, translating to MSAPDLSLLTKRRFAPLFVVQFLGAFNDNLLKFALLFLANFGLYHAQPDKAEMLATIATGLFILPYFLFSALAGQLADAWDKAKLVRAVKAAEVVIMSLAVTGFWLESVPLLLSCLFLMGLHSTIFGPVKFSILPQHLHADEIMGGTGLIEAGTFLAILSGQLLAGVIAPWEAGLVAVGLATLGFLVSFAVPSAPTVVPDLRIERNVFRSTWHILKAARHGRGVWLSILGISWFFAVGAVLLAEFAPLVSGVLKARQEVATLFLLIFSVSVAFGAMLVNRLLSGAVSARFVPVSALALSGFMIDLWLSTSFYVPVHQGAGIAEFVGSPGSMRVMLDLFGIAFSGGMFVVPLYAILQTHSPREERSRTIAANNIVNAAVAVLLVGAVTAMLAWGESVPGVIGVMGFATLVVALISCWLLPETVIKAIVRGMLRLCYRVEVLGSENMPAAGEPAVVVVNHVSFLDGLLLAAFLPGKPTFAVHTRIAKAWWVKPFLALFDAFPVDPTNPLSAKAMVKAVREGRTLVIFPEGRITVTGALMKVFDGPGMVADKGDAPIIPVRIDGAQFTPFSRLKGKVRLRHFPKITLTVLPSRRFTIEGEMTARARRAIAGRRLYDEMSQMMFATSDTDRTLFEALLEAQHVHGRGAAVVEDVKREPLSYGRLVTGALVLGRALGRSTRQGEAVGVLLPNVAGVAVAFFALQAGGRVPAMLNFTAGLANLKAACTAAQIRTIITARAFVEQGKLSDVVAGLQVEGIGFLWLEDVAAEIGTGAKLRGLVASPFAARTHKRLKISPDDAAVILFTSGSEGLPKGVVLTHRNLLSNCRQLAARIDFNSADVVLNALPVFHSFGLTGGTLLPIFHGVKTVLYPSPLHYRIVPALAYDANATILFGTDTFLSGYARMAHGYDFYSLRYIFAGAERVRDETRKIYSEKFGLRILEGYGATEAGPVIAVNTPMHFRAGSVGRLLPGIEARLDDVPGISEGGRLSIRGPNIMAGYMKADAPGLLQPPEGGWHDTGDIVTIDEQGFVTIRGRAKRFAKIGGEMISLPAVEGYASALWPDAEHAVVTRPDPRKGEQLVLFTTAREAKAAALAAWGKANGVTELALPREIRVLDALPLLGTGKTDYALMTQFARS from the coding sequence ATGTCCGCACCTGATCTGTCTTTGCTGACCAAACGCCGTTTCGCGCCGCTGTTCGTGGTGCAGTTCCTGGGCGCGTTCAACGACAATCTGTTGAAGTTCGCGCTGCTCTTCCTCGCCAATTTCGGCCTCTATCATGCGCAGCCGGACAAGGCGGAGATGCTGGCGACCATCGCCACGGGGCTGTTCATCCTGCCCTATTTCCTCTTTTCGGCGCTGGCGGGGCAATTGGCCGACGCGTGGGACAAGGCGAAGCTGGTGCGCGCGGTGAAGGCGGCTGAGGTCGTCATCATGAGCCTTGCCGTGACCGGATTCTGGCTGGAGTCCGTGCCGCTGCTGCTCTCCTGCCTGTTCCTGATGGGGCTGCATTCGACGATCTTCGGGCCGGTCAAATTCTCGATCCTGCCGCAGCATCTGCACGCCGATGAGATCATGGGCGGAACCGGGCTGATCGAGGCGGGGACGTTCCTCGCGATTCTGAGCGGGCAGTTGCTGGCAGGCGTCATCGCGCCTTGGGAAGCGGGGCTGGTCGCGGTGGGGCTGGCGACGCTGGGTTTCCTCGTCAGTTTCGCGGTGCCCTCCGCGCCGACGGTCGTGCCGGACCTGCGGATCGAGCGCAATGTGTTCAGGAGTACCTGGCATATATTGAAGGCAGCGCGGCATGGTCGGGGCGTTTGGCTGTCGATCCTTGGCATCAGCTGGTTCTTCGCCGTGGGCGCGGTGCTGCTGGCCGAGTTCGCACCGCTGGTGAGTGGAGTGCTGAAGGCCCGCCAGGAGGTTGCGACCCTTTTCCTGCTGATCTTCTCGGTCAGTGTGGCGTTCGGGGCGATGCTGGTGAACCGGCTGCTGAGTGGAGCGGTGTCGGCGCGCTTCGTGCCAGTATCGGCGCTGGCGCTATCGGGCTTCATGATCGACCTGTGGCTGTCCACCAGTTTCTATGTGCCGGTGCATCAGGGAGCCGGGATCGCGGAGTTCGTCGGATCGCCGGGGAGCATGCGGGTCATGCTCGATCTGTTCGGCATCGCCTTTTCAGGCGGCATGTTCGTGGTGCCGCTCTATGCCATCCTCCAGACCCACAGTCCGCGCGAGGAGCGGTCGCGCACCATCGCCGCGAACAATATCGTCAATGCGGCGGTCGCCGTGCTGCTGGTCGGAGCGGTGACGGCGATGCTGGCATGGGGAGAAAGCGTGCCCGGCGTGATCGGTGTGATGGGCTTTGCGACCTTAGTGGTGGCGCTGATCAGTTGTTGGCTGCTGCCTGAAACCGTGATCAAGGCGATCGTGCGCGGGATGCTGCGGCTCTGTTATCGGGTCGAGGTGCTTGGGTCGGAGAACATGCCCGCTGCCGGGGAACCGGCGGTGGTGGTGGTCAACCATGTCTCCTTCCTCGACGGGCTGCTGCTGGCCGCCTTCCTGCCGGGCAAGCCGACTTTCGCCGTGCATACGCGCATCGCCAAGGCCTGGTGGGTGAAGCCCTTTCTGGCGCTGTTCGATGCCTTTCCGGTCGATCCCACCAACCCGCTCTCGGCCAAGGCGATGGTGAAGGCGGTGCGCGAGGGGCGGACTCTGGTGATCTTCCCCGAGGGGCGGATCACCGTCACCGGCGCGCTGATGAAGGTGTTCGACGGCCCCGGCATGGTCGCGGACAAGGGCGATGCGCCGATCATCCCGGTGCGGATCGACGGGGCGCAGTTCACGCCCTTTTCACGGCTGAAGGGCAAGGTTCGGTTGCGACACTTTCCCAAGATCACGCTCACCGTGTTGCCGTCGCGCCGTTTCACCATAGAGGGCGAGATGACGGCGCGGGCGCGGCGGGCGATTGCCGGGCGGCGGCTCTATGACGAGATGAGCCAGATGATGTTCGCGACCTCGGACACGGATCGGACCCTGTTCGAGGCGCTGCTGGAGGCGCAGCATGTCCATGGGCGGGGCGCGGCCGTGGTCGAGGATGTGAAGCGCGAGCCATTGAGTTATGGGCGGCTCGTGACGGGTGCGCTGGTGCTGGGGCGGGCCTTGGGACGTTCGACGCGGCAGGGCGAGGCGGTTGGTGTGCTGTTGCCCAATGTGGCGGGGGTGGCGGTCGCCTTCTTCGCGTTGCAGGCGGGCGGGCGCGTGCCGGCGATGCTGAACTTCACCGCGGGGCTGGCCAATCTGAAGGCCGCCTGCACCGCCGCGCAGATCAGGACGATCATCACCGCGCGCGCCTTTGTCGAGCAGGGGAAACTCAGTGATGTCGTCGCTGGACTGCAGGTCGAGGGGATCGGCTTTCTCTGGCTGGAGGATGTGGCGGCGGAGATTGGGACCGGCGCGAAGCTGCGGGGGCTGGTCGCCAGTCCTTTTGCCGCTCGGACACATAAGCGGCTTAAGATTTCGCCTGATGATGCGGCGGTCATTCTCTTTACCTCAGGGTCAGAGGGTTTGCCCAAGGGGGTGGTGCTGACCCATCGCAATCTGCTGTCCAATTGTCGGCAGCTTGCGGCGCGGATCGATTTCAATTCGGCCGATGTGGTGCTGAATGCGCTGCCGGTGTTCCATAGTTTCGGGCTGACGGGAGGGACGCTTCTGCCAATCTTCCATGGGGTGAAGACTGTGCTTTATCCCAGCCCGCTGCATTACCGGATCGTGCCCGCGCTGGCCTATGACGCCAATGCGACGATCCTGTTCGGGACAGACACCTTCCTGTCGGGCTATGCGCGGATGGCGCATGGCTATGACTTTTATTCGCTGCGCTACATCTTTGCCGGGGCGGAGCGGGTGCGGGACGAGACGCGTAAAATCTATTCGGAGAAGTTCGGGCTACGCATCCTGGAGGGCTATGGCGCGACCGAGGCCGGCCCGGTGATCGCGGTCAACACGCCGATGCATTTCCGTGCTGGGTCGGTCGGGCGGCTGTTGCCGGGGATCGAGGCGCGGCTGGACGATGTGCCGGGGATCAGTGAGGGTGGGCGGCTGTCCATCCGGGGGCCGAATATCATGGCGGGCTATATGAAGGCAGATGCGCCCGGCCTGCTGCAACCGCCCGAGGGTGGCTGGCATGATACGGGCGATATCGTGACCATCGATGAACAGGGTTTCGTGACGATCCGGGGGCGGGCGAAGCGCTTTGCCAAGATCGGGGGGGAGATGATCTCGCTGCCCGCGGTGGAGGGCTATGCCTCGGCGCTATGGCCGGACGCGGAGCATGCGGTGGTGACGCGGCCCGATCCGCGCAAGGGGGAACAATTGGTGCTGTTCACCACGGCGCGGGAAGCGAAGGCGGCGGCGCTGGCCGCATGGGGGAAGGCCAATGGGGTCACGGAACTGGCCTTGCCGCGCGAAATCCGGGTACTCGACGCACTGCCGCTGCTGGGAACCGGGAAGACCGATTATGCGCTGATGACGCAGTTTGCCAGGTCCTAG
- a CDS encoding DUF2339 domain-containing protein, which produces MLVTLVLLVFGVLLFDMRKRLKVAEMRLAMLEGVQSPPSVDRHSREGGNLSPERSAWGDLREMGPRLRGDDEGEEAVPQTARVVVRTVETVEAPPPPPVEPVEQPTPPPAEPTRPSFGFEDLFGRRLPIWAGGVTLAVAGVLLVKYSIDAGLLSPLVRVVLGLLFGAALIGGAEVALRQEERVRDVRVRQALAGAGLATLYFSILAAHGLYGLVGPMTAFVGLAGVTALAMGLSLRFGAPSALLGLVGGLAAPALVEAGQPNVPLLTCYLALAVGGLTALSRTQRWMWLGVSALIGGAGWGVVLLAMGALDWASSLSVGLLVLMLGVVLPFFALSGAWAPVLRVGAAVVAAAQMAALVATGGFALLHWGLFGLLSVALVWLGREASLRPLSAVGLGVALLLAGAWPEPEMGRFVLVLAGFGVMYGGAALWRLWRAAGGLIETGQIAGLALGGFAVAFLHFYRSGLDQAFAGLALGAAVLPAAALALGWRKPREDGRFVMLATAVGLLLVVAGALGLAGWALAAVIAAVAAGLLVLAEKAADQRVEWSGWAFAFAALVAVAGSDDVVRLWGEAAAGIPLRWIAVAAMAGLFAWRARFAEGRVVAQGAAVLLGYGTMAQLLPAVWVPVGAALGLALVAESARWLDAGRLDAGRMLVGLGVAASIVGLWALWPLAVWLSHALLSLTGEPLLVRDLPALGESLRRLAVPAGLLGVALWRAGAVVGPWGRRVGWGLAAVLGGVAVHVAYKQVFGLGNVGDVTRLAFAERTVWEGLLMGFGFGVWRAVGHALPRPSKRVTCLSSTRAGGELMLVGAGLGHLLFYSVLLHNPLWFPQAVGGWPVVNLLLPAFALAFGALWLIERMRPEWAWMQRPADILRMVLIVLFALTTLRQMFVGSVLTVPGLGQAEDILRSVLALGLAIGFLLWGIHRQARDWRIASLLLMLAAVAKVFLLDASGLSGLLRIGSFLALGFSLIGIGWLYNRVLREPVNNSATNAA; this is translated from the coding sequence ATGCTTGTGACGCTGGTTCTGCTGGTTTTCGGAGTGCTGCTGTTCGACATGCGCAAGCGGCTGAAGGTCGCGGAAATGCGGTTGGCGATGCTGGAGGGTGTGCAAAGCCCACCCTCTGTTGATCGTCATTCCCGCGAAGGCGGGAATCTATCTCCTGAGCGTTCTGCATGGGGTGACCTGCGGGAGATGGGTCCCCGCCTGCGCGGGGATGACGAGGGTGAGGAAGCCGTGCCCCAGACTGCGCGGGTGGTGGTGCGGACGGTGGAAACTGTTGAGGCCCCTCCCCCGCCGCCTGTCGAGCCAGTGGAGCAACCCACCCCTCCTCCGGCCGAACCCACTCGGCCGTCCTTCGGCTTTGAGGACCTGTTCGGGCGGCGCTTGCCGATCTGGGCTGGCGGGGTGACGCTGGCCGTCGCAGGCGTACTGCTGGTCAAATATTCGATCGATGCCGGGTTGCTGTCGCCGCTGGTGCGCGTGGTGCTGGGGCTGTTGTTCGGAGCCGCGCTGATCGGTGGAGCGGAAGTCGCGCTGCGGCAGGAGGAGCGGGTGCGCGATGTCCGGGTACGGCAGGCGCTCGCCGGAGCAGGGCTGGCGACGCTCTATTTCAGCATTTTGGCGGCGCACGGGCTTTATGGGCTGGTGGGTCCGATGACGGCTTTTGTCGGGTTGGCCGGGGTGACGGCGCTGGCCATGGGGCTATCGCTGCGCTTTGGCGCGCCGAGTGCCTTGTTGGGTCTGGTCGGCGGTCTCGCCGCGCCTGCGCTGGTCGAGGCGGGGCAGCCCAATGTGCCGTTGCTGACCTGCTATCTGGCGTTGGCTGTCGGTGGCCTCACGGCGCTGTCTCGGACGCAGCGGTGGATGTGGCTGGGCGTCAGCGCGCTGATCGGCGGTGCAGGTTGGGGCGTGGTGCTGCTCGCCATGGGAGCGCTGGATTGGGCGTCTTCGCTGTCGGTCGGATTGCTGGTGCTGATGTTGGGAGTGGTGCTGCCTTTCTTTGCCCTTTCGGGTGCGTGGGCGCCGGTCCTGAGAGTCGGCGCGGCGGTGGTCGCGGCGGCGCAGATGGCGGCACTGGTGGCGACCGGGGGCTTTGCGTTGCTGCATTGGGGCTTGTTCGGGCTGCTTTCGGTCGCGTTGGTGTGGCTGGGGCGCGAGGCGAGCTTGCGGCCGCTGTCGGCGGTAGGGCTGGGTGTTGCGCTGTTGCTGGCGGGTGCCTGGCCTGAACCGGAGATGGGGCGGTTTGTGCTGGTTCTGGCTGGCTTTGGTGTGATGTATGGCGGGGCGGCGCTTTGGCGACTGTGGCGCGCGGCTGGTGGACTGATTGAGACGGGGCAGATTGCCGGATTGGCCCTGGGTGGCTTTGCGGTGGCTTTCCTGCATTTTTATCGGTCGGGGTTGGATCAGGCTTTTGCCGGGCTGGCCTTGGGGGCGGCAGTTTTGCCTGCAGCGGCTTTGGCGCTGGGATGGCGCAAGCCGCGTGAGGATGGGCGCTTTGTGATGCTGGCGACGGCGGTGGGGCTGTTGCTGGTGGTGGCCGGGGCGCTAGGGCTGGCGGGCTGGGCTTTGGCGGCGGTGATCGCGGCGGTAGCGGCGGGCTTGCTGGTGCTGGCGGAGAAGGCTGCGGACCAGCGGGTCGAGTGGAGCGGTTGGGCTTTTGCCTTTGCGGCGCTGGTGGCTGTGGCCGGGTCAGATGATGTCGTACGGCTTTGGGGAGAGGCAGCGGCGGGGATACCGCTACGCTGGATAGCCGTGGCGGCGATGGCGGGGCTGTTTGCCTGGCGGGCGCGGTTCGCGGAAGGGCGGGTCGTGGCGCAGGGGGCGGCGGTGCTGCTCGGCTATGGGACGATGGCGCAGCTCTTGCCGGCGGTCTGGGTGCCGGTGGGGGCGGCCTTGGGGTTGGCTCTGGTGGCGGAGAGTGCCAGATGGCTGGATGCTGGGCGGTTGGACGCTGGGCGGATGCTGGTGGGGCTTGGCGTAGCGGCGTCGATTGTCGGGCTTTGGGCGCTGTGGCCGTTGGCGGTCTGGCTTTCGCATGCGCTGCTGTCGCTGACAGGTGAGCCTTTGCTGGTGCGGGATTTGCCTGCGCTAGGAGAGAGTTTGCGACGGTTGGCGGTGCCGGCTGGGTTGTTGGGGGTGGCTTTGTGGCGCGCTGGCGCGGTGGTGGGGCCTTGGGGGCGGCGCGTTGGCTGGGGGCTGGCTGCGGTGCTGGGCGGGGTCGCGGTGCATGTCGCGTATAAGCAGGTATTTGGGTTGGGGAATGTCGGGGACGTGACGCGGTTGGCTTTTGCCGAGCGGACGGTTTGGGAAGGGTTGTTGATGGGGTTTGGGTTTGGGGTTTGGCGCGCTGTTGGACATGCCCTCCCCCGACCCTCGAAGAGAGTTACGTGCCTCTCTTCGACGCGAGCGGGAGGGGAGCTAATGCTGGTTGGTGCAGGATTGGGACATCTGCTGTTCTATTCGGTGCTGCTGCATAATCCGCTTTGGTTCCCGCAGGCGGTGGGTGGGTGGCCTGTCGTGAACCTGTTGCTGCCTGCTTTCGCCTTGGCTTTCGGGGCACTCTGGCTGATCGAGCGGATGCGGCCGGAGTGGGCTTGGATGCAGCGGCCTGCCGACATTCTCCGGATGGTGCTGATCGTGCTCTTTGCGCTGACGACGTTGCGGCAGATGTTTGTGGGATCGGTGTTGACGGTGCCGGGCCTCGGTCAGGCCGAAGATATATTGCGCTCCGTGCTCGCACTGGGGCTGGCGATCGGGTTCCTGCTTTGGGGTATCCACCGCCAAGCTCGGGACTGGCGCATTGCCTCTTTGCTGCTGATGCTGGCGGCGGTGGCCAAGGTGTTTCTGCTCGACGCTTCGGGCCTCTCCGGACTGTTGCGGATCGGGTCGTTTCTGGCGCTCGGCTTCAGCCTGATCGGGATCGGCTGGCTTTATAACCGGGTGCTGCGCGAGCCGGTTAACAACTCTGCGACAAATGCGGCATAA
- a CDS encoding TetR/AcrR family transcriptional regulator — protein sequence MGRRSDHSREELAAMIVAQGHRHMAEVGFAHFSSREVAKRIGYSVGTLYNVFGSYDRLVVAINTRTFDLWAAFLEARLDDNPKDRIAALVEGYFAFARDNLNIWMAIYDHRLPLGVPMPEDYAQQRAGLTEVVVREVAAVLPPHAASIAPRLARSLVATVHGHCTFALNGSFALLGETDPLEMAVARVRESLIAAGASV from the coding sequence ATGGGAAGACGCTCCGACCACAGCCGCGAAGAACTGGCCGCGATGATCGTCGCGCAGGGCCACCGCCACATGGCGGAGGTTGGCTTTGCCCATTTCTCCTCGCGGGAGGTCGCCAAGCGCATCGGCTATTCGGTCGGCACGCTCTACAATGTGTTCGGCAGCTATGACCGGCTGGTCGTCGCGATCAACACGCGCACCTTCGATCTCTGGGCCGCCTTTCTGGAAGCCCGCCTTGACGACAATCCCAAAGACCGCATCGCTGCGCTGGTGGAAGGCTATTTTGCCTTCGCGCGCGACAATCTGAACATCTGGATGGCAATCTACGACCATCGCCTGCCGCTGGGCGTCCCCATGCCGGAGGATTATGCCCAGCAGCGCGCTGGCCTCACCGAAGTCGTGGTGCGCGAAGTCGCCGCCGTCCTTCCACCCCACGCGGCATCGATTGCGCCACGCCTCGCACGCTCATTGGTCGCCACGGTCCACGGCCATTGCACCTTTGCCTTGAACGGCAGCTTCGCCCTTTTGGGCGAGACGGACCCACTCGAAATGGCCGTCGCCCGCGTCAGGGAATCGTTGATAGCCGCCGGTGCAAGCGTCTGA